A genomic window from Triticum urartu cultivar G1812 chromosome 7, Tu2.1, whole genome shotgun sequence includes:
- the LOC125525424 gene encoding zinc finger MYM-type protein 1-like codes for MWMKRKHVSLFELWDKSSKARKLTSTSTPTPISEEVESNLQPALVPTHDETPQPERERGSPTPIIEDDEAVDEDDESIPQFEADLAALERDPGKRLPISSYHVNDQDRVRRRYIDLGACQPKDHKFEIRDFSGHSRRLSPTWFKDHKWLEYTVEKEAAFCFVCYLFKDKTKSPGGDAFVNGGFNNWNMKGRLKRHIGAFSSAHAEAQEKYDMFTTTTTSIRESIASNTSQYKALYKQRLTWTLKCVRFLLSQGIAFRGHDESEDSLNKGNFLELLNWLAGNFEEVDRVVLKNAPQNCKMTHHDIQQEVIKCCAQETTKLVIEELDGGHFAILADESSDVYQNEQLAVCLRYVDKKGRAVVRFLGLAHVEDTTSLTLKAAIQEMLMDYNLTFAMVRGQGYDGASNMRGNVNGLKKLIMDESPSAYYVHCFAHQLQLTLVAVAKESGDCTWFFQQLAHLLNALGMSCKKMRMLRIAQAEELIDALELEEVETGSGLNQEMGLGRPCDTRWGSHFKTVNHVISMYGALRRVLRKIGDEYHGAEAQAALSIETIFRSFEFVFMAHLMQEIFGYTDELCRALQKQDEDIVHAIELVSDTKYYLEALRTDAGWDDFLTKVTSFCTKHKIKVVDMEGPYFPVGRPRRGLCNGVTNYHRFKVDMFVGVIDRQISELNGRFDEVNTELLSCMAAFCPLHLFAAYDQEKLVRLATRFYASDFTSDELARLPWQLNMYVTNVRRDERFQNLKNLCQLSVMLVETNKHELYHIVYKLLKLVLILPVATASVERVFSSMSYVKNKLRNKMGDEYLNNCLVTFVEREFFNQVKDEDVINLFQKGDHKVIL; via the coding sequence ATGTGGATGAAAAGAAAGCATGTTAGCTTATTTGAACTGTGGGACAAATCTTCAAAGGCAAGAAAGTTAACTTCTACGTCCACACCAACTCCTATTTCTGAGGAGGTTGAGAGCAATCTGCAGCCAGCACTAGTACCAACACATGATGAAACTCCACAACCGGAGAGGGAGAGAGGCTCCCCGACCCCAATTATAGAAGATGATGAAGcggttgatgaagatgatgaatcAATTCCCCAATTTGAAGCAGATTTGGCTGCTCTGGAACGTGATCCCGGCAAGCGACTCCCTATATCTTCATATCATGTCAATGACCAGGATAGAGTTAGAAGGAGATACATTGACTTGGGAGCTTGTCAACCAAAGGATCATAAGTTTGAAATTAGAGATTTTAGTGGACATTCTCGTCGCCTTTCTCCTACTTGGTTTAAAGATCATAAGTGGCTTGAGTACACCGTGGAAAAAGAGGCTGCTTTTTGCTTTGTTTGCTACTTGTTCAAGGATAAAACAAAAAGTCCCGGAGGAGATGCATTTGTGAATGGTGGGTTTAATAATTGGAACATGAAAGGAAGATTGAAGAGGCATATTGGAGCTTTTAGTAGTGCTCATGCTGAAGCTCAAGAAAAATATGATATGTTCACTACAACTACAACATCAATTAGGGAGTCTATTGCTTCAAACACCTCACAATACAAGGCTTTGTATAAACAGCGTTTGACATGGACACTCAAGTGTGTGAGATTTCTATTGAGCCAAGGCATAGCATTTAGGGGGCATGATGAAAGTGAAGACTCGCTAAATAAAGGAAATTTCCTTGAGCTTCTAAATTGGCTAGCAGGAAACTTTGAAGAGGTTGACAGGGTTGTTCTCAAGAATGCTCCACAGAACTGCAAGATGACTCACCATGATATACAGCAAGAGGTGATAAAATGTTGTGCACAAGAGACTACTAAACTAGTCATTGAAGAACTTGACGGTGGTCATTTTGCAATACTTGCAGATGAGTCTAGTGAtgtgtatcagaatgaacaattGGCTGTTTGCTTGCGTTATGTTGATAAGAAAGGAAGGGCGGTTGtaagatttcttggtcttgctcATGTTGAAGATACCACCTCTTTGACACTAAAAGCTGCAATTCAGGAAATGCTTATGGACTACAATTTGACCTTTGCAATGGTTCGTGGGCAAGGATATGATGGAGCTAGTAATATGAGAGGTAATGTTAATGGCCTAAAAAAACTGATTATGGATGAGTCCCCTTCTGCCTACTATGTTCATTGTTTTGCCCATCAATTACAGTTAACTCTTGTTGCTGTTGCTAAGGAGAGTGGTGATTGTACTTGGTTCTTTCAGCAGCTTGCACACTTGTtaaatgctcttggcatgtcttGTAAAAAGATGAGAATGCTTCGGATAGCTCAAGCTGAAGAACTCATTGATGCACTGGAATTGGAAGAAGTAGAAACAGGGAGTGGGCTGAATCAGGAAATGGGTTTGGGAAGGCCATGTGATACACGTTGGGGCTCTCACTTCAAAACTGTGAACCATGTCATCTCTATGTATGGTGCACTACGACGAGTCCTTCGCAAGATTGGAGACGAGTACCATGGTGCGGAGGCACAAGCGGCTCTATCCATAGAGACAATATTTCGATCATTTGAGTTTGTTTTCATGGCACACTTGATGCAAGAAATATTTGGATACACAGATGAGTTGTGTAGAGCTTTGCAAAAGCAAGACGAAGATATTGTTCATGCTATTGAGCTTGTTAGTGACACAAAGTATTACTTGGAAGCTTTGAGGACCGATGCTGGATGGGATGATTTTCTCACAAAGGTCACATCTTTTTGTACAAAGCATAAGATCAAAGTTGTTGATATGGAGGGTCCTTACTTTCCCGTTGGCCGGCCTAGAAGGGGTTTATGTAATGGTGTGACCAATTACCACCGCTTCAAGGTTGATATGTTTGTGGGTGTCATTGATAGGCAAATCAGTGAGCTGAATGGCAGGTTTGATGAGGTAAACACGGAGCTACTTTCTTGCATGGCAGCATTTTGTCCACTTCATCTATTTGCTGCTTATGACCAAGAGAAGTTGGTTAGGCTTGCTACAAGGTTTTATGCTTCCGATTTTACAAGTGATGAACTGGCAAGACTTCCATGGCAACTAAACATGTATGTTACTAATGTGCGTAGAGATGAAAGGTTTCAAAACCTGAAAAATCTGTGCCAGCTTTCAGTTATGCTTGTGGAGACAAACAAGCATGAACTATATCATATTGTTTACAAGCTTCTTAAGTTGGTATTGATTCTCCCAGTAGCTACTGCTAGTGTTGAAAGGGTATTCTCTTCAATGAGCTATGTGAAGAATAAGCTAAGGAACAAAATGGGTGATGAATATTTGAACaattgtttggttacatttgttGAGAGAGAATTTTTCAATCAAGTGAAGGATGAAGATGTCATCAATCTCTTCCAGAAAGGCGACCACAAAGTTATATTGTAA